The Candidatus Hydrogenedentota bacterium genome window below encodes:
- a CDS encoding DUF4838 domain-containing protein, translating into MGFAKRLAVAAAAWGLVAACISVRADVVLVDGGQPRAVIVIGADPSPQAEEAARVLQENVERISGVRLPIQSDSNPAQGVRVLVGRSAAVDATGIQLPSGYTPQLNEEGFLVKTLGNDLILAGNEDGPYRGTLFAVYDFLEQELGCRWFFPGPFGEVIPAMQTVRINDTDRTENPSFRVRDIWYSGWQPTNDDDRRWITEWYDRNKLNKLNLNLPGDGSTAHLAPADKYFDACPEIYAMDEKGERMRDMLCMSEPEAVRIAAETIKAAFREDPNRLSFGFAPPDGHPMCYCDRCKSHFPGFMGFGYGDPSLSDLWFEFANNVAAEVNKEFPDRWLLTNGYANRVRPPETVKPLAPNLGIQSAVISACTIHRTGDPACWQRQLYEQVMTRWLRDLDFVIVYDYDPGKSLEGLPFPALHCIAHDLPWLHKQGLWGFWTEGNNSWMITHLNYYVRAKLMWDVDSDVPSLVHDYCARFYGAAAQPVEDYIWALEEAVECSITHETWGRVMLWRPILAPVIDRLGALAAE; encoded by the coding sequence ATGGGCTTCGCAAAACGGCTTGCTGTTGCTGCAGCTGCATGGGGACTGGTCGCTGCCTGCATCAGCGTCCGCGCCGATGTAGTGCTCGTTGACGGCGGTCAACCTCGCGCCGTGATCGTCATTGGAGCAGACCCGAGTCCTCAAGCGGAAGAGGCCGCCCGAGTGCTCCAGGAAAATGTCGAGAGAATCAGCGGCGTTCGCCTCCCCATCCAATCCGACAGCAACCCTGCGCAAGGGGTACGTGTGCTTGTTGGGCGCAGTGCCGCTGTGGACGCCACGGGAATCCAGTTGCCGTCCGGATACACGCCGCAACTGAATGAAGAAGGTTTTTTGGTCAAGACCCTCGGCAACGACCTTATCCTGGCGGGCAATGAAGACGGCCCCTACCGCGGCACGCTCTTCGCCGTATATGACTTTCTCGAGCAGGAACTGGGCTGCCGGTGGTTCTTCCCCGGTCCCTTCGGCGAAGTCATTCCGGCGATGCAGACCGTGCGAATCAACGATACAGATCGCACGGAAAATCCTTCATTCCGCGTCCGCGATATCTGGTACAGCGGGTGGCAGCCCACCAACGACGACGACCGCCGTTGGATTACGGAATGGTATGATCGCAACAAACTCAACAAGCTGAACCTTAACCTGCCCGGCGACGGCTCGACCGCGCATCTTGCTCCAGCGGACAAGTACTTCGATGCCTGCCCCGAAATCTACGCCATGGATGAGAAAGGGGAGAGGATGCGCGACATGCTCTGCATGTCGGAACCGGAGGCCGTCCGCATCGCCGCGGAAACCATCAAGGCTGCTTTCCGGGAAGACCCGAACAGGTTGAGCTTTGGCTTTGCCCCGCCTGACGGCCATCCAATGTGCTACTGCGACCGCTGCAAGAGCCATTTCCCCGGCTTTATGGGGTTCGGATACGGAGACCCCAGCCTCAGCGACCTGTGGTTCGAATTCGCCAACAATGTCGCGGCCGAAGTGAACAAGGAGTTTCCGGATCGATGGCTGCTGACCAACGGCTATGCCAACCGGGTGCGTCCGCCTGAAACCGTGAAACCGCTCGCGCCCAACCTGGGGATTCAATCCGCAGTGATCTCGGCATGCACCATTCACCGCACCGGCGATCCTGCGTGCTGGCAACGCCAATTGTATGAACAGGTGATGACCCGGTGGTTGCGCGATCTCGACTTCGTCATCGTGTATGACTACGATCCCGGCAAGTCGCTTGAAGGTCTTCCGTTTCCTGCTCTCCACTGCATCGCTCACGACCTCCCCTGGCTCCATAAACAGGGTTTGTGGGGTTTCTGGACGGAGGGCAACAACTCGTGGATGATCACGCATCTCAATTACTACGTGCGGGCGAAGCTCATGTGGGACGTTGACTCCGACGTGCCTTCGCTTGTTCACGATTACTGTGCACGGTTCTACGGCGCAGCCGCACAACCGGTTGAAGATTACATCTGGGCACTGGAAGAGGCCGTCGAATGCTCCATTACCCACGAGACTTGGGGCCGCGTCATGCTGTGGCGTCCCATCCTGGCGCCGGTTATCGACCGGCTGGGCGCCCTCGCCGCCGAG
- a CDS encoding beta galactosidase jelly roll domain-containing protein gives DSGTLYEWYQPNVESGWRVIDTTLNWEIQGLQDERGWPYAGPAWYRTQFGIPVHLAGKPLRLALGGVYNDGVWVWVNGILCSGEGTRGRRGLFDDFTPIDYDVTNVVRPGEPNTVAVLVHTEPPGRNPRSGLHRRAFLWSPK, from the coding sequence GATTCCGGCACGCTTTACGAGTGGTACCAGCCAAACGTGGAATCCGGGTGGAGGGTTATCGACACGACTCTGAATTGGGAGATTCAGGGCTTGCAGGATGAGCGGGGCTGGCCATACGCCGGTCCCGCCTGGTATCGCACGCAGTTCGGCATACCCGTTCACCTCGCCGGGAAACCCCTTCGTCTCGCCCTTGGCGGTGTATATAACGATGGCGTGTGGGTGTGGGTGAACGGGATTCTCTGTTCCGGCGAGGGCACCCGCGGACGTCGCGGCTTGTTCGACGACTTCACGCCTATCGACTACGACGTGACCAACGTGGTACGGCCTGGCGAACCGAACACCGTTGCGGTTCTGGTTCACACGGAGCCTCCGGGCCGAAATCCGCGCAGCGGGCTGCATCGCCGCGCATTTCTGTGGTCGCCCAAGTAG
- a CDS encoding right-handed parallel beta-helix repeat-containing protein produces MRTVLKRSAACAAILTTFSLVTTLHASGAEFYVSPDGRDDGRGTEKAPFRSLERARDAVRALNGGMSEDIVVWLRDGVYRLEQPFRLASEDSGMNGHQVVYKAYAGEKPVLSGGIRVTSWRQGERGLWTAAVDLADCRQLFVDGRRAVRARGDCPEGVERFGAMEFIDADAGHVFPQGTGDMARWRNHGDIELGYYNSWSHMICKVESITADEQGRAVYHMQRPWFFLASMKEGVQAQSPAYIENAFELLDEPGEWYFDRPAKTLYYMPREGEDMAGAEVIVPRLETLLRIEGAVGNPAHDIRFEGVAFAEATWLRPNRSGHADVQANFICDDTNLFPRGGTLVNVQNEHRKSPANVVLHGAVGCSFERCSFARLGGAGIDIERGSQENVVNGCEFHDISGSAVQVGDVTRDDHHPDDPRLVVKDNRITNNFIHDIGVEFQDSIGVFAGYTEGTVIAHNEIRDLPYSGISVGWGWGEPDAGGGGYPTPYKYEKGTPCANNRIENNHIHHVMQARNDGGGVYTLSNQPGTVIRGNHIHDNGPGGPGGIYLDEGSGFIEITGNAVYRVATPMNYNNRVQNRTETCNEHDNFFGIEPGAEGFPVEVADGAGPETAYREAITP; encoded by the coding sequence ATGAGAACCGTCCTGAAACGCAGCGCCGCATGCGCGGCAATACTGACAACCTTCTCGCTGGTTACCACTCTTCACGCGTCAGGCGCCGAGTTCTACGTGTCGCCCGACGGCCGCGACGACGGGCGGGGCACGGAAAAGGCGCCTTTTCGGTCTCTGGAACGCGCCCGGGACGCCGTGAGGGCGCTGAACGGCGGCATGTCCGAGGACATAGTGGTGTGGCTTCGCGATGGGGTTTACCGGCTTGAACAGCCATTCCGCCTCGCGTCCGAAGACTCGGGCATGAACGGGCACCAGGTCGTGTACAAGGCCTATGCCGGTGAGAAGCCCGTCCTGAGCGGCGGGATTCGCGTCACGAGCTGGCGCCAGGGCGAACGTGGGCTCTGGACCGCCGCCGTGGACCTGGCGGATTGCCGCCAGCTCTTTGTGGACGGCCGCCGGGCCGTTCGCGCGCGCGGCGATTGTCCGGAAGGCGTCGAACGGTTCGGCGCGATGGAGTTCATTGACGCGGACGCCGGACATGTCTTCCCGCAGGGAACAGGGGACATGGCCCGATGGCGCAATCACGGTGACATCGAGCTGGGCTACTATAACTCCTGGAGCCACATGATCTGCAAAGTGGAGTCGATCACGGCGGACGAACAAGGCCGCGCGGTATATCACATGCAGCGGCCCTGGTTCTTTCTGGCCTCGATGAAGGAGGGGGTGCAGGCGCAGTCGCCGGCGTACATCGAGAACGCGTTTGAGCTACTCGATGAACCCGGGGAGTGGTATTTCGACCGGCCCGCCAAGACGCTCTACTATATGCCGCGAGAGGGCGAGGATATGGCGGGGGCGGAAGTCATCGTGCCCAGGCTGGAGACCCTTCTGCGCATCGAGGGCGCTGTCGGGAACCCGGCGCACGATATCCGGTTTGAAGGCGTTGCCTTCGCGGAGGCAACGTGGTTGCGGCCGAACCGCAGCGGACATGCCGACGTGCAAGCGAATTTCATATGTGATGACACCAACCTCTTTCCCCGCGGCGGAACGCTGGTCAACGTGCAGAACGAACACCGCAAGAGCCCGGCCAACGTCGTGCTTCACGGCGCCGTGGGGTGTTCGTTCGAGCGCTGCTCCTTTGCCAGGCTTGGCGGCGCCGGAATCGACATCGAGCGCGGTTCGCAAGAGAATGTCGTCAACGGATGTGAATTTCACGATATCTCGGGAAGCGCGGTCCAAGTTGGGGACGTCACCCGGGACGACCATCATCCGGACGACCCTCGACTCGTGGTTAAGGACAACCGAATCACGAACAACTTCATTCACGACATCGGTGTGGAGTTCCAAGACAGCATCGGGGTGTTTGCAGGGTATACGGAGGGCACCGTTATAGCGCACAATGAGATCCGCGATCTGCCGTACAGCGGCATTTCGGTGGGTTGGGGATGGGGAGAGCCGGACGCCGGCGGGGGCGGATACCCCACGCCATACAAGTATGAAAAGGGTACGCCGTGCGCGAACAATCGCATCGAAAACAACCACATTCACCACGTGATGCAGGCCCGGAACGATGGGGGAGGCGTTTACACCCTCTCGAACCAGCCGGGAACGGTCATTCGCGGCAACCACATTCACGATAACGGGCCGGGCGGGCCAGGCGGCATCTATCTGGATGAGGGAAGCGGGTTCATCGAAATCACGGGTAACGCGGTGTATCGCGTCGCGACGCCCATGAACTACAACAACCGCGTGCAGAACCGAACGGAGACCTGCAACGAACACGACAACTTCTTCGGCATTGAACCAGGCGCGGAGGGTTTCCCCGTGGAAGTAGCGGACGGGGCCGGTCCCGAGACCGCGTATAGAGAAGCAATCACTCCTTGA